The following coding sequences are from one Biomphalaria glabrata chromosome 8, xgBioGlab47.1, whole genome shotgun sequence window:
- the LOC106066614 gene encoding uncharacterized protein LOC106066614 isoform X2 gives MDLIHQSLLLHPTDLAMKLGLVLQTCAECWRRHCSCLKRKLISTKWLGPAPKSKCCGSEGYCNFYYGDGKRKSQCWFPDVNPSTERAMGAGIILVTVATLCGLLWSSMSPIKGLLC, from the exons atggacctcattcaccaatc TCTCCTGCTCCATCCGACAGACTTAGCCATGAAGTTAGGCCTAGTGCTACAAACCTGTGCCGAGTGCTGGAGACGCCACTGCTCGTGTTTAAAGAGGAAACTCATCAGTACTAAGTGGCTGGGCCCAGCCCCTAAAAGCAAGTGCTGTGGGAGCGAAGGCTACTGCAACTTCTACTATGGAGACGGCAAACGGAAGTCCCAATGCTGG TTCCCTGATGTTAATCCAAGTACTGAAAGAGCAATGGGCGCAGGTATTATTCTGGTAACTGTCGCAACTTTATGCGGACTGCTTTGGTCATCTATGTCACCT ATCAAAGGACTCTTATGCTAG
- the LOC106066614 gene encoding uncharacterized protein LOC106066614 isoform X1, with protein MDLIHQSLLLHPTDLAMKLGLVLQTCAECWRRHCSCLKRKLISTKWLGPAPKSKCCGSEGYCNFYYGDGKRKSQCWFPDVNPSTERAMGAGIILVTVATLCGLLWSSMSPVSLDRSKDSYARSVSHNYSR; from the exons atggacctcattcaccaatc TCTCCTGCTCCATCCGACAGACTTAGCCATGAAGTTAGGCCTAGTGCTACAAACCTGTGCCGAGTGCTGGAGACGCCACTGCTCGTGTTTAAAGAGGAAACTCATCAGTACTAAGTGGCTGGGCCCAGCCCCTAAAAGCAAGTGCTGTGGGAGCGAAGGCTACTGCAACTTCTACTATGGAGACGGCAAACGGAAGTCCCAATGCTGG TTCCCTGATGTTAATCCAAGTACTGAAAGAGCAATGGGCGCAGGTATTATTCTGGTAACTGTCGCAACTTTATGCGGACTGCTTTGGTCATCTATGTCACCTGTAAGTCTTGACAG ATCAAAGGACTCTTATGCTAGAAGTGTGAGCCACAATTACAGTCGTTAA
- the LOC106066614 gene encoding uncharacterized protein LOC106066614 isoform X3: MKLGLVLQTCAECWRRHCSCLKRKLISTKWLGPAPKSKCCGSEGYCNFYYGDGKRKSQCWFPDVNPSTERAMGAGIILVTVATLCGLLWSSMSPVSLDRSKDSYARSVSHNYSR, from the exons ATGAAGTTAGGCCTAGTGCTACAAACCTGTGCCGAGTGCTGGAGACGCCACTGCTCGTGTTTAAAGAGGAAACTCATCAGTACTAAGTGGCTGGGCCCAGCCCCTAAAAGCAAGTGCTGTGGGAGCGAAGGCTACTGCAACTTCTACTATGGAGACGGCAAACGGAAGTCCCAATGCTGG TTCCCTGATGTTAATCCAAGTACTGAAAGAGCAATGGGCGCAGGTATTATTCTGGTAACTGTCGCAACTTTATGCGGACTGCTTTGGTCATCTATGTCACCTGTAAGTCTTGACAG ATCAAAGGACTCTTATGCTAGAAGTGTGAGCCACAATTACAGTCGTTAA